A window of bacterium contains these coding sequences:
- a CDS encoding SMP-30/gluconolactonase/LRE family protein, translated as MARTAIAAVMLGLFCFSCAATRQDSGAKAVEALDPEFSKVVAADAALTQIPGEFQFTEGPVWIDSAGAVGCLLFSDIPADRIYRWQEGDTACTVWREPSGNSNGLILEGGGCLLACEHGNRRVSLTGPDGEVRSLCESYRGKKLNSPNDAVVGPDSSVWFTDPPYGLEGRPQEQDGNYVFRLKPGQSEPQVMVDNFDMPNGIVFSPDRKTLYIADSGEPHNIRSFSLEGDSLRESGGVFALVSPGAPDGMCVDREGRVYAACGDGVQVLGPAGKLLGKILTPLVPTNCTFGGPGFDQLFITAREKVYMIQLRVTGLR; from the coding sequence CGTAATGCTCGGACTGTTCTGTTTCAGTTGCGCCGCGACCCGGCAGGACAGTGGTGCGAAAGCGGTTGAGGCCCTGGACCCGGAGTTCTCCAAGGTGGTCGCGGCGGATGCGGCCCTCACGCAGATTCCAGGCGAATTCCAGTTCACCGAGGGGCCGGTCTGGATCGACTCTGCCGGGGCGGTCGGCTGCCTGCTGTTCAGCGATATCCCCGCCGACCGGATCTACCGCTGGCAGGAGGGCGACACCGCATGCACCGTGTGGCGCGAGCCGAGCGGCAACTCCAACGGGCTGATCCTGGAGGGCGGCGGCTGCCTGCTGGCCTGCGAGCACGGAAACCGGCGGGTCAGCCTGACCGGCCCCGACGGCGAGGTGCGCTCCTTGTGTGAGTCCTACCGCGGAAAGAAGCTCAACAGCCCCAACGACGCGGTCGTGGGGCCGGACAGCTCGGTCTGGTTCACCGACCCGCCCTACGGCCTGGAGGGACGGCCCCAGGAGCAGGACGGCAACTACGTGTTCCGCCTGAAGCCCGGACAGAGCGAGCCCCAGGTGATGGTGGACAATTTCGACATGCCCAACGGGATCGTGTTCAGCCCGGACCGCAAAACCCTCTACATCGCCGACAGCGGCGAGCCGCACAATATCCGCTCGTTCAGCCTGGAGGGCGACAGCCTGCGCGAGAGCGGCGGCGTGTTCGCGCTGGTCAGCCCCGGCGCCCCGGACGGCATGTGCGTGGACCGGGAGGGTCGCGTGTACGCGGCCTGCGGTGACGGGGTGCAGGTGCTCGGACCGGCGGGCAAGCTCCTGGGTAAAATCCTCACCCCGCTCGTGCCGACCAACTGCACTTTCGGCGGCCCGGGGTTCGACCAGTTGTTCATCACCGCCCGGGAGAAAGTTTACATGATACAACTGCGGGTGACCGGCCTGCGCTGA